A portion of the Carya illinoinensis cultivar Pawnee chromosome 11, C.illinoinensisPawnee_v1, whole genome shotgun sequence genome contains these proteins:
- the LOC122282972 gene encoding two-component response regulator ARR15 has product MAIAGEVLRRNFPENVEVFDDSPSGSLELHVLAVDDSVVDRMVIERLLKISSCKVTTVESGTRALQYLGLDGEKGPVGFDGLKVNLIMTDYSMPGMTGYELLKKIKGSSVLREIPVVIMSSENVLARIDRCLEEGAEEFLLKPVKLSDVRRLKDFITRGEGKDGGETRDHKRKREDDYTSSSSPSPSPPSSSSLISSSSSSTASSASSSARLSKRAKLRKKD; this is encoded by the exons ATGGCTATTGCCGGCGAGGTTTTGCGGCGAAACTTTCCAGAGAATGTTGAGGTTTTTGATGATTCACCTTCCGGTTCGCTAGAGCTGCATGTTCTTGCGGTGGATGACAGCGTTGTGGACCGGATGGTCATCGAGAGGTTGCTGAAGATTTCTTCTTGTAAAG TGACGACAGTAGAGAGTGGGACAAGAGCTCTGCAGTACCTGGGGCTGGATGGAGAGAAGGGCCCGGTTGGTTTTGAT GGCTTGAAGGTTAATCTCATAATGACTGATTACTCAATGCCGGGGATGACCGGATATGAATTGCTCAAGAAAATTAAG GGATCTTCGGTTTTGAGAGAGATACCTGTGGTGATCATGTCATCCGAGAACGTCTTGGCTCGTATTGATAG GTGTTTGGAGGAAGGGGCAGAGGAGTTTCTACTTAAGCCTGTAAAATTGTCAGATGTGAGACGTTTGAAAGATTTCATAACCAGAGGTGAAGGAAAGGATGGTGGAGAAACAAGAGACCATAAGAGGAAGCGAGAAGATGATTACACTTCCTCATCATCACCATCACCCTCACCtccatcttcctcttccttaATCTCGTCATCCTCCTCATCAACTGCATCATCGGCATCATCATCTGCGCGGTTGTCAAAGAGGGCCAAACTACGGAAGAAAGATTGA